From the Marinobacter sp. es.048 genome, the window TGTGGGCGGTGTCCAGTGCCTCAGTCCTCGAAATCCAGGCTTGGTCAGATTGTGCCTAAGAAGCCAGAGCCTGCTGAATGAGAGACTTCTGGTGCTCCGCAAACTCCCGAATCAAAGCCTGCGCCTGATCAGAATCCCGCGCCAGCACCGCCTGCGGCAGGTTGGCAAAAAACTCACTGGTCTGCGCCAAATCCCGCCGATACCGATCCGCACTCAGATAATAGGCTCGACTGACCGCCGGCTTGAAATTCGACAGCGCCTCCGTGAGGTAAGGATTCCCCACCACCTCACAACAGATATCCATCACATCAAAACTCGCCTCTACCACCCCGGAGATGTCGGTAGATGGCTCCTTTATCTGTTCAACAGCTTTACTCCCGGCCGCCAGCAACCGTGGTTGGTCACGCTCCTGCCAGCGCTCGCACAAGCGCACCGCCATCAT encodes:
- a CDS encoding GntR family transcriptional regulator, translated to MDFQVPNTLAKQIANYLAERIMTGQIRPGERIQEATLAGELKVSRASVKEALYTLERWHLVEITPRKGASATRLDAAHASELYDVYMHLLMMMAVRLCERWQERDQPRLLAAGSKAVEQIKEPSTDISGVVEASFDVMDICCEVVGNPYLTEALSNFKPAVSRAYYLSADRYRRDLAQTSEFFANLPQAVLARDSDQAQALIREFAEHQKSLIQQALAS